gttgtgATTGAGTAGATGGCATGTTATTGAGccattattcttttttttttctttttagatTTGTTTGCTTAGCAAACTTCAGTGAAATATCCtctcattttttatgttatatatatttttctatttctgatatttatagTACTGTAAAAACTATCATAAGCAATGTAAATTCTTGTTCGTGTGTTTATAGccaatgtatttgatatttattaacATAAAGCCGGTAATAGAAAATGCAAGATACatggtacatatgtatatatttacacatgtgtgtgtatacacaGGCAGTGCGTGAGATGACGTAAGGGTTTACGTATACACTgatgtacattatgtacatcTAAATGTAGACTTGCACATGCCCTCGTTTAAAGCATTCTCCCAAACTCTTTGGTCCAGACGTTTCACTGATTATCATTTCACTATCTATCTACATCGTATGGGAACGTGCGAACCAGAGTATCTCATATGTTCATAGCCACAATATTCATAAAGAGTGCACACAACATTTCTATGTCAATTTCTCTCTTGATTtaagattttttgttgttgttataaaaacataaatgtgCGTATAAAGTAttatttgataacatttttGCTAGCTGTGTTTATATACTTCCGCTGACCATTTCGTGTGTAAGCTACAAGATCAGAATCAAGATGActtcaatttaaataaaattatctacacaaaataaatgaatgttGGTTCAATTTTAGGAAATAAAAGATAAAGATGAAGACAGTgacgatgatgacgatgatggtggcgaaaaaagaaaaacagaatGGACAGCCGAATCACTACAGCGCCTCCTAGCGGACGCCATAACATACAAGTCATCTCTCACGGACATAAAAGTAATTCTGCGCTGTGGAGCTAATGTAAATGGCAAAGTAAAGAAAGGTCTTCGGCCATTGCACTATGCGGCATTTGTGGACTACGTGGAATGTGTGGAACTACTTATACAAAAAGGCGCAGTGGTTAACGTGACCGATGACATTGGCTATACGCCACTACATCTTTGCGCGCGTCGGGGGTTCGTAAACACACTTAGAGTTCTAATTGACAATGGAGCCGTTCTCAACTTCTGTGATTCTGACGAGGAAAGCCATGTTGACGATTCCTCTAAAAATCTGGGTTATTTCACCCTGGAGCCCCTCAACATGGCTATCGAAAGTAGTCACGTGGAATGTGTGCGTCTTATGCTCGAAAAGGGCGCAAAACCGaacaacaaatatttcatggggtATGAAGTAAATTTGGTGTCTTTGGACAATTTGGAATGCCTTGAGCTATTATTAAAGTACGGAGGTGATCCGAATGCATTTAGTCGAGTTGGATTAACTCCCCTTATGAAAGCATGTACGGAGGGAAAGTATGAAGCTGTCGATCTACTACTAACATATGGGGCCGAAATCCACATTGCTAGTCCGGCCAGATTTGACCACAAAACACCAATCTACTATGCAGTTCAAGGAGGCAATACGGAGGTAATCAAAACTTTACTAGAACGTGGTGCCAGTCTTGCCAAAATTGAAGATTTCAAATATGCGCCATTGCACATGGCAGTTATTTCAGACCGGAAGGAGGTGTGTGAACTTTTGTTGGAATGGCAAGCGGAAGTTGACGTCAGATCCGACGATCATGGTACGCCTTTGATGTTAACCTGCGCAACACCTGGTTTAAAAAACCGGAAGTCTATCATAGAAATATTGCTTAAATATGGAGCCAACGCAAATGCTCATTCTCCTTTTGTGAGTTACACGGACCCTTGCTTATCTCCCCTTACTGAATATATCAAGAACAACAAATATGACATAGAATATGACATCATACACTTGCTGATTCGACATGGCGCTCGAGTAACTTTTCAGGGGGACATGACTGTGTTCAGACTAAAAGATCCTTTTGGAATCCTGAATTACGCCATGAACGTTGAAACAGAAAAGGAAACATTTATGTTACTGATCGAGGC
This is a stretch of genomic DNA from Argopecten irradians isolate NY unplaced genomic scaffold, Ai_NY scaffold_0651, whole genome shotgun sequence. It encodes these proteins:
- the LOC138313318 gene encoding ankyrin-1-like, translating into MASSVDVGSSEEIKDKDEDSDDDDDDGGEKRKTEWTAESLQRLLADAITYKSSLTDIKVILRCGANVNGKVKKGLRPLHYAAFVDYVECVELLIQKGAVVNVTDDIGYTPLHLCARRGFVNTLRVLIDNGAVLNFCDSDEESHVDDSSKNLGYFTLEPLNMAIESSHVECVRLMLEKGAKPNNKYFMGYEVNLVSLDNLECLELLLKYGGDPNAFSRVGLTPLMKACTEGKYEAVDLLLTYGAEIHIASPARFDHKTPIYYAVQGGNTEVIKTLLERGASLAKIEDFKYAPLHMAVISDRKEVCELLLEWQAEVDVRSDDHGTPLMLTCATPGLKNRKSIIEILLKYGANANAHSPFVSYTDPCLSPLTEYIKNNKYDIEYDIIHLLIRHGARVTFQGDMTVFRLKDPFGILNYAMNVETEKETFMLLIEAASSYDLPDINTADLLLASDKKLLKKMAGKPRELKHIVRLLLRDHFPSHLPEKVQELPLPKLIKSYLLFDV